CCAAAAATTACAAATAAATTCTCCAGAGATGATTGTGCAAGAATACCGCCGAGGAAACCGCAACTTTAGTCAGCAAACCCTCAATGGTTTTGACTTAGAAGGTTTAAAATTACCCGGCTCCAGTTTTTCCCAGAGTAAACTGATTGGCGTAAATTTCCAAAAAGCGAATCTATATCGTACTAACTTGGTGGGAGCAAATCTAGCCCAAGCCAATTTGCGTGAGGCAGTTTTAAAAAGGGCTGAACTCTATAAAGCAAATTTAAAAAATGCCGATTTACAAGGCGCTGATTTACAAAAGGCCAATCTCCAAGAGGCAAGTTTAAAAGATGCCAATCTTTGTGGTGCTAATCTGAGCGAGGCAAAAATTGACGATGAACAATTACGTCTTGCCAAAACCAATTGGAGAACCATATTACCCAATGGTAAAAGAAAGTGGTGGTAATACACTTGTTGATCCTATTTTGATTAAAACCAATTTCCGTTAATGAAACAAAGCAGATGATTATTAGTTATTGCGTTAACCCAGAATGTTCTAATCCCAAGAATCACCCTAAATTAAAAAAGTGCTACACTTGCGGTTCGAGGCTAATCCTTAATAAACGTTATCGAGTCATTAAAAGACTTGGCAAAGGGGGATTTGGGTCAACTTTTGTGGGAGTTGATTTATTTGAACAGGATAATCCTCTTTGTGTTGTCAAACAATTACGCCCCATCATAGATAATCCTGAAGCCTTTAATATGGCATTAAGTTTATTTAAGAGGGAGGCTAAAACCATGGCAAAAATTGCTCACCCTCAGATACCTAAGTTACTTAATCATTTTGTGGATGATGAAAAATTTTATTTGATTCAAGAGTTAATTAATGGTGATAATCTCCAGAAGGAAGTAAGAGAGAAAGGGGTATATGGAGAGTTGGGGGTAAAAAGATTTTTGGAAGAGATTACCCCAGTTTTACAATATCTACATTCTCAAAAGGTTATTCATCGAGACATTAAACCTGCTAATATTTTGCGTCGTAAAAAAGACGGTAAACTGATTTTAATCGACTTTGGGGCGGTAAAGGATCAGGTAAATACCCAATTAGCTCAAACTTATGGGCAAACTGCCCTAACTAAATTTGCGGTGGGTACCATGGGTTATGCACCCCCCGAACAAATGGCAATGCGTCCGATATTTGCTAGTGATATTTACGCCCTCGGGGCTACTTGTTTATATTTGCTGACGGGGAAATCACCGAAAAAGTTTGACCGAGATGTGGAAACGGGGGATATTATTTGGGAGAGTGAGGTTAATATTAGCCCTAGTTTTAAGAAGGTACTCAGTAAAATGCTGATACCTAGTACAAAGGAGCGTTTTAAAACGGCGGATGAGTTGTTAAAGGCTTTGGATATTGCTCCTTTCGAGGAGGGGTTGAGTCAAAGTGTAATTTCTGCAAAATCCTTTGAAAATGGCGGTAATTTGTCTTTGGATGATGTTTCTACGGCGGATTTGTCTGTGACTCAGGGGGTAGATAATACCATGTCTCCTACTCAGCAGTTGAGACAGGCTATTCAGAAGAGGAAAAAGAAGATTAAGACTATTAATATTAAATGGGATGATGAGAGTTTTCGAGCCGCTTATAATGGTGGAAAAAAAGATTTTAGTGAGCAGGAGTTGAATAATATCAATTTGACTGGGGTTCGGTTAAATAAGTTTATTTTTCGTTATTCTCAGTTGGAGGGGGCTATTTTTATTGAGAGTAATTTGTCTCAGAGTAATTTTTATAGCTCTAATTTACAGGGTGCTAATTTTACTAATGCCAATCTGGCACAGGCTTATTTTGCTAAAAGTGAGTTAGGGGATGCCGATTTTCGGGGGGCTAATCTACAGGGGGCTGATTTTACCAATGCCAATGTGCGGGATGCTAATTTTTGTGGCGCTAATTTAAAGAATGTCAAGATTACCCAAAATCAGTTGAAGGAAGCAAAGATTAATTGGACAACTATATTGCCTGATGGGGGGCGCCGTTGGTGGAAGTTGTTTTAGTTTTTTATTTTTTTGCCAATGCCTTGGAGGATTCCTTTACCGATTAAGCCAATGCCTCTACCAAGGATTTCGGTGAGGATGAACACGACGGCTTGTCCTAGGATGTCGGCTAGGGCTTTTACTCCTCGGGTAATGCTATCGACAAATTCAATCATAATGGTGATCAACCAAGGAATACCTGTCAGGGCATTTAATTCTTGGTGGCGGGGATGACTAATTTTACTGTTGATAATGCCTTGATAACCGAGGATGAAAATT
The sequence above is a segment of the Cyanobacterium stanieri PCC 7202 genome. Coding sequences within it:
- a CDS encoding serine/threonine protein kinase with pentapeptide repeats (PFAM: Protein kinase domain; Pentapeptide repeats (8 copies)~COGs: COG0515 Serine/threonine protein kinase~InterProIPR020635:IPR002290:IPR000719:IPR017442:IPR 001646:IPR017441~KEGG: mar:MAE_53550 serine/threonine protein kinase~PFAM: Serine/threonine-protein kinase-like domain; pentapeptide repeat protein~SMART: serine/threonine protein kinase; Tyrosine-protein kinase, catalytic domain~SPTR: Serine/threonine protein kinase) codes for the protein MIISYCVNPECSNPKNHPKLKKCYTCGSRLILNKRYRVIKRLGKGGFGSTFVGVDLFEQDNPLCVVKQLRPIIDNPEAFNMALSLFKREAKTMAKIAHPQIPKLLNHFVDDEKFYLIQELINGDNLQKEVREKGVYGELGVKRFLEEITPVLQYLHSQKVIHRDIKPANILRRKKDGKLILIDFGAVKDQVNTQLAQTYGQTALTKFAVGTMGYAPPEQMAMRPIFASDIYALGATCLYLLTGKSPKKFDRDVETGDIIWESEVNISPSFKKVLSKMLIPSTKERFKTADELLKALDIAPFEEGLSQSVISAKSFENGGNLSLDDVSTADLSVTQGVDNTMSPTQQLRQAIQKRKKKIKTINIKWDDESFRAAYNGGKKDFSEQELNNINLTGVRLNKFIFRYSQLEGAIFIESNLSQSNFYSSNLQGANFTNANLAQAYFAKSELGDADFRGANLQGADFTNANVRDANFCGANLKNVKITQNQLKEAKINWTTILPDGGRRWWKLF